Proteins encoded by one window of Monoglobus pectinilyticus:
- a CDS encoding AbrB/MazE/SpoVT family DNA-binding domain-containing protein, which yields MKPTSVIRELDHYGRLVIPSEMRRVLGQSDDEKIRVEIYTLDNKIFIQRVTPCCAFCDREDNLVEYRGKMICKYCLNDLTKQI from the coding sequence ATGAAACCTACTAGTGTCATTCGTGAATTAGATCACTATGGACGTCTCGTTATTCCGAGCGAAATGAGACGGGTACTAGGTCAATCAGATGATGAAAAAATAAGAGTTGAAATATATACATTAGACAATAAGATATTTATTCAAAGAGTTACGCCTTGCTGTGCTTTCTGTGATAGAGAAGATAATTTAGTTGAATACAGGGGAAAAATGATTTGCAAATATTGTCTTAATGATTTAACCAAACAAATATAA
- a CDS encoding copper amine oxidase N-terminal domain-containing protein: MKKLICLFISLSITIGIICSFSISSYAASPIENIYINGQPIDFSEAERPYIQNDRTMIPLRAIAEALGATVYWFNTDKKIQIVRYDTTLRLVIGLPRLDIYKIDGEEQALKETVELDAPAFQGDITRDFRTFVPARAISEAFGADVNAKFVNDDEGKTDRAMNVYILDDYDETKENVVSIADLYDKKDVQDKTLISTVGIISKLDSKYYLQDENEPYKMIPITDIPEVENFWTEQLGVENNNPIGTKVKITTMVSLNDESGYSIPIKRAITGIRTIEKSNSSSPVVSNEDKTTATPKPSYENLFAD; the protein is encoded by the coding sequence ATGAAAAAACTGATTTGTTTGTTTATAAGTTTATCGATAACCATCGGTATAATTTGCAGTTTTTCTATATCAAGCTACGCTGCATCACCTATTGAAAACATTTATATTAACGGTCAGCCTATTGATTTTAGTGAGGCTGAACGTCCGTATATTCAAAATGATAGAACAATGATACCGCTTAGAGCCATTGCAGAAGCTTTAGGAGCTACTGTATATTGGTTTAATACTGATAAAAAAATTCAGATTGTGAGATATGATACTACATTACGTTTGGTTATTGGCTTGCCAAGACTTGATATTTATAAAATTGACGGTGAAGAGCAAGCTTTGAAAGAAACAGTTGAACTGGACGCTCCGGCTTTCCAGGGAGATATAACCAGAGATTTTCGTACATTTGTGCCTGCTAGAGCAATTTCAGAGGCTTTTGGAGCTGATGTAAACGCTAAATTTGTTAATGATGATGAAGGTAAGACCGACAGAGCTATGAACGTATATATTTTAGATGATTATGATGAAACTAAAGAAAATGTAGTTTCGATAGCTGACTTATATGATAAAAAAGATGTTCAAGATAAAACTCTTATTTCGACTGTTGGTATAATATCAAAATTGGATTCTAAATATTATTTACAAGATGAAAACGAGCCATATAAAATGATTCCTATTACTGATATTCCTGAAGTAGAAAATTTTTGGACTGAACAGCTTGGTGTAGAAAATAATAACCCTATTGGAACAAAAGTGAAAATTACTACTATGGTATCTTTAAATGATGAGAGTGGATATTCTATACCTATTAAAAGGGCTATTACCGGTATAAGAACAATAGAAAAAAGTAATAGCTCGTCACCTGTTGTAAGCAATGAAGATAAAACAACAGCAACTCCAAAGCCATCATATGAAAATTTATTTGCTGATTAA
- a CDS encoding P1 family peptidase, whose protein sequence is MEEISITELPNVKIGSSEDFEGGTGCTVILCEDGAPAGVDVRGGGPASRETQLLNPTMAMDKINAVVLSGGSAFGLDASGGVMSYLESKGIGFDVGVTKVPIVCQSSIFDLTVGSMKKRPNFDMAVKACENAEINMPEQGCYGAGVGATVGKVLGMDRCTKSGIGIYAAKLGGLMVGAIVVVNAFGDIFDFETGKKVAGVLNKDKTKLSKKDCQELMFEFYSNFENQIITNTTIGAVLTNANFDKTHMTKVAQMAQDGYSRSICPVHTTLGGDTIYALSLGDLKADINLVGTLSAYVTSKAIVNAIKFSKSMYGFKAVCDLL, encoded by the coding sequence ATAGAGGAAATAAGCATTACAGAACTTCCAAATGTAAAGATAGGAAGTTCGGAGGACTTTGAAGGCGGCACCGGTTGTACTGTTATTTTGTGTGAAGACGGAGCCCCTGCCGGCGTAGATGTAAGAGGAGGGGGGCCGGCTTCACGTGAAACACAGCTTTTGAATCCCACTATGGCTATGGATAAAATTAATGCTGTGGTTCTGAGCGGCGGCAGTGCTTTTGGCCTTGATGCGTCCGGCGGGGTTATGAGTTATTTGGAATCCAAAGGTATTGGATTTGATGTTGGTGTTACTAAAGTTCCTATTGTTTGTCAATCATCTATTTTTGATTTGACAGTTGGTTCAATGAAAAAAAGGCCTAATTTTGATATGGCAGTAAAAGCTTGTGAAAATGCTGAAATAAATATGCCTGAGCAAGGCTGTTATGGAGCCGGCGTTGGAGCCACTGTAGGCAAAGTGTTGGGAATGGATCGTTGTACTAAAAGCGGAATTGGTATATATGCAGCAAAATTAGGCGGTCTTATGGTTGGCGCTATAGTAGTTGTAAATGCTTTCGGAGATATTTTTGATTTTGAAACAGGAAAGAAAGTTGCAGGGGTGCTGAATAAGGATAAAACAAAACTATCTAAAAAAGATTGTCAGGAGCTAATGTTTGAATTCTATTCAAATTTTGAAAATCAAATAATTACAAATACAACAATTGGTGCTGTTTTAACAAATGCTAACTTTGATAAAACACATATGACAAAAGTTGCTCAAATGGCTCAGGACGGTTATTCACGAAGTATATGCCCTGTTCACACCACTCTTGGCGGAGATACTATATATGCGTTATCGCTGGGTGATTTAAAAGCTGACATTAATTTGGTTGGAACTTTATCGGCATATGTGACGTCTAAAGCAATAGTTAATGCTATAAAATTTTCCAAATCAATGTATGGTTTTAAAGCTGTCTGCGACTTACTCTAA
- a CDS encoding AMP-binding protein — protein sequence MDNVLDGRIKEVAERIKTLREIDGLTMEEVAEKTSVDIEKYKQIENGESDFSFSFICLCARVLGVDVTDLLEGQSATLSGYELTRAGEGMKIVRRKEFEYNNLASLFKNRIAEPFLVTAPFSEAEQHKDIKLSKHEGQELDIVLSGKLKVQIGDNIEILNPGDSIYYDSKTPHGMIAVDCDTCKFYAIVLTPNGRGTSYIENVEITPEKPVPIREDSDDMIYKNYLKTETDKNGIVKSIDFINEDNFNFAFDIVDRLAEKAPDKMAMLHLSREKEERRFTFEDMKKYSAKTANYFKSLGIGKGDKVMLVLKRHYQFWFSILALHKIGAVVIPATNLLVEHDFDYRFKAAEVKAIVCTSDGDTAHQAELGEKNCDFDVLKIMVGGKREGWHDFDNEIENFSDEFPRPQNPDETACGDETMLMFFTSGTTGYPKIAMHSHKYPLGHFITAKYWQNVNPDGIHFTISDTGWGKALWGKLYGQWMCEGAVFTYDFDKFEAEDILPLFKKYNITSFCAPPTMFRFFIKEDLGKYDLSSLEYATVAGEALNPEVYQQFYKHTGIKLMEGFGQTETTLVVGNFVGMTPKPGSMGKPSPLYDVDIVLPNGKSAAAGEVGEIVINTKNSIPCGLFKGYYNSEELTREAWHDGVYHMGDTAWRDEDGYFWYVGRTDDVIKSSGYRIGPFEIESVIMELPYVLECAITPAPDPIRGQVVKATIVLVKGVEGSEERKKEVQNYVKKHTAPYKYPRIVEFVDELPKTISGKIRRVEIRDNDNKQ from the coding sequence ATGGACAATGTTTTGGACGGAAGAATAAAAGAGGTTGCTGAACGTATAAAAACCTTACGTGAAATTGATGGATTAACGATGGAAGAAGTTGCTGAAAAGACTTCAGTTGACATCGAAAAATATAAGCAAATCGAAAACGGTGAAAGTGATTTTAGTTTTTCATTTATTTGTCTTTGCGCCAGAGTTTTGGGCGTAGATGTTACAGATCTTTTAGAAGGACAAAGCGCAACTTTGTCAGGATATGAGCTTACTCGTGCCGGTGAAGGTATGAAAATAGTAAGACGTAAAGAATTTGAATATAATAATTTGGCGTCTCTTTTTAAAAATAGAATTGCAGAACCATTTCTTGTAACCGCACCATTTTCTGAAGCGGAACAGCATAAGGATATAAAGCTTTCAAAGCATGAGGGACAAGAGTTAGATATTGTTTTAAGCGGTAAGCTTAAAGTGCAAATAGGTGATAATATTGAAATATTGAATCCCGGAGATAGTATTTATTACGACAGCAAGACTCCTCACGGTATGATTGCTGTTGATTGTGACACATGTAAATTTTATGCAATAGTGCTGACTCCCAACGGCAGAGGGACAAGCTATATAGAAAATGTTGAAATAACTCCTGAAAAGCCTGTTCCTATCCGTGAAGATTCAGATGATATGATATATAAAAACTATCTTAAAACTGAAACGGACAAAAACGGTATTGTTAAATCGATAGATTTTATTAATGAAGATAATTTTAATTTTGCATTTGATATTGTTGATAGGCTTGCTGAAAAAGCTCCTGATAAGATGGCTATGCTGCATTTGTCCAGAGAGAAAGAAGAACGCAGGTTTACTTTTGAAGATATGAAAAAGTATTCCGCTAAGACTGCAAATTATTTTAAGTCACTTGGAATAGGAAAAGGCGATAAAGTAATGCTTGTTTTAAAACGCCACTATCAATTCTGGTTTTCTATCCTTGCATTACATAAGATAGGCGCTGTTGTAATACCCGCAACAAACCTGCTTGTTGAGCACGACTTTGATTATAGGTTTAAGGCGGCTGAAGTAAAGGCTATAGTTTGTACTTCAGATGGTGATACGGCACATCAGGCAGAGCTTGGCGAAAAAAATTGTGATTTTGACGTCTTAAAAATTATGGTTGGAGGCAAGCGTGAAGGCTGGCATGACTTTGACAATGAAATTGAAAACTTCAGTGATGAATTCCCTCGTCCTCAGAATCCGGATGAAACTGCATGCGGAGACGAAACTATGCTGATGTTCTTTACGTCAGGCACTACCGGATATCCTAAGATAGCAATGCATAGCCATAAATATCCTTTGGGGCATTTTATTACTGCAAAATATTGGCAGAATGTAAATCCTGACGGTATTCATTTTACTATATCAGATACTGGCTGGGGAAAAGCGCTGTGGGGAAAACTCTATGGTCAGTGGATGTGTGAAGGCGCAGTATTCACATATGATTTTGATAAATTTGAGGCAGAGGATATTTTACCGCTGTTTAAGAAATATAATATTACTTCTTTCTGCGCACCTCCTACGATGTTTAGATTTTTTATAAAAGAAGACTTGGGAAAATATGATTTGTCTTCACTCGAGTATGCTACTGTTGCAGGAGAAGCGCTTAATCCCGAAGTATATCAGCAATTTTATAAACATACCGGTATAAAGCTTATGGAGGGATTTGGTCAAACAGAAACTACTCTTGTAGTCGGCAATTTTGTTGGTATGACGCCAAAACCAGGTTCTATGGGCAAACCCAGTCCGCTGTATGATGTTGATATTGTTTTGCCAAACGGTAAATCTGCTGCAGCCGGCGAAGTCGGTGAAATTGTTATTAATACTAAGAACAGTATTCCATGCGGATTATTTAAAGGATACTATAATTCTGAGGAATTAACGCGTGAAGCATGGCATGACGGCGTATATCATATGGGAGATACGGCTTGGCGTGACGAGGACGGTTACTTTTGGTATGTTGGAAGAACAGATGATGTCATAAAATCATCAGGTTATCGTATAGGACCTTTTGAAATTGAAAGTGTTATCATGGAACTTCCTTATGTATTGGAATGCGCTATTACTCCTGCACCGGATCCGATCCGTGGCCAGGTGGTTAAAGCTACAATAGTTTTGGTAAAAGGTGTTGAAGGCAGCGAAGAAAGAAAAAAAGAAGTTCAGAATTATGTAAAGAAACATACAGCTCCTTATAAGTATCCTAGAATAGTTGAATTTGTTGATGAACTCCCAAAGACAATAAGCGGCAAGATAAGGCGCGTTGAGATTAGAGATAATGATAATAAGCAATAG
- the uvrA gene encoding excinuclease ABC subunit UvrA: MNKNIIVKGAKENNLKDIDLEIPRDKLVVFTGLSGSGKSSLAFDTIYAEGQRRYVESLSAYARQFLGQMSKPDVESIDGLSPAISIDQKTTARNPRSTVGTVTEIYDYIRLLYARIGVPHCPNCGKEISPQSIDQIVDSVRNLPERTKIQIMAPVARGRKGEYVKTFEDARKNGFVRARIDGKTVEISDMDIRLDKQKKHNIDIVVDRLIIKEGIDKRLADSLETALNMAHGLVIVDIIDGEELMFSQNYACEDCGISIEELTPRMFSFNTPYGACPECAGLGHIIEIDPNLIIPDKELSINQGAIAASGWNGTDKNSISYMYYRGLSELYEFSLDEPIKNLPQKILDVILYGTGDQKIKLTYDRKFSKGVQYARFEGIINNLERRHKETNSDWMKAEIETFMVDMPCPKCEGARLKPESLAVTIGGLNINQVSDMSITEAYDFFSNIKISLSKKDIIISENIFKEIKERLKFLKNVGLEYLTLSRSAGTLSGGEAQRIRLATQIGSSLMGVVYILDEPSIGLHQRDNDKLIETLKRLRDLGNTLIVVEHDEDTMLAADYIVDIGPGAGIHGGEVVATGTAKEIMKCETSLTGQYLSGKKLIPVPETRRKGNGFNLEIKGCQENNLKNVNIKIPLGTFTCITGVSGSGKSSFVNEILYKHLSNVLNGSKKKPGKFKSIKGEENLDKVIDIDQSPIGRTPRSNPATYTGLFSDIRELFAATQEAKSRGYKSGRFSFNIKGGRCEACTGDGIIKIEMHFLPDVYVPCEVCDGKRYNRETLEVKYKGKNIYEVLEMTVEEGCSFFENVPKISRKLQTLYDVGLGYIKIGQPSTTLSGGEAQRVKLATELSRRSTGKTIYILDEPTTGLHTADVHMLINVLQKLVDAGNTVVVIEHNLDVIKTADYIIDLGPEGGDGGGTIVAKGTPEKVAKNSASYTGQYLKKYLEKKNEKAKI; encoded by the coding sequence ATGAACAAAAATATAATTGTAAAAGGTGCAAAGGAAAATAATTTAAAAGATATTGATTTGGAAATACCAAGAGATAAACTTGTAGTTTTTACCGGTTTAAGCGGCTCCGGAAAGTCTTCACTTGCTTTTGACACTATCTATGCTGAAGGTCAGCGGAGATATGTTGAATCTTTATCAGCTTATGCCAGACAATTTTTAGGTCAAATGAGCAAGCCAGATGTTGAATCAATAGATGGTTTGTCTCCGGCTATATCAATTGACCAAAAGACAACGGCGAGAAATCCGCGTTCAACAGTAGGAACAGTGACAGAGATATATGATTATATCAGATTGTTATATGCAAGAATAGGTGTGCCACACTGTCCTAATTGCGGAAAAGAGATTTCGCCCCAGTCCATTGACCAAATTGTTGACTCTGTTCGTAATCTGCCTGAGCGTACTAAAATACAAATAATGGCTCCTGTTGCCAGAGGACGAAAAGGCGAATACGTAAAGACGTTTGAAGACGCAAGGAAAAATGGATTTGTAAGGGCAAGAATAGACGGAAAAACTGTCGAAATTTCTGATATGGATATCCGTCTTGATAAACAGAAAAAACATAACATAGACATAGTTGTTGATAGGCTTATTATAAAAGAGGGTATTGATAAAAGGTTGGCTGATTCATTGGAAACAGCTTTAAACATGGCACATGGGCTTGTGATTGTTGATATAATAGATGGAGAAGAGTTAATGTTTTCACAAAATTATGCTTGTGAGGACTGCGGTATAAGCATAGAAGAACTCACGCCTAGAATGTTTTCTTTTAACACTCCTTATGGTGCGTGTCCGGAATGCGCAGGTTTAGGACATATTATTGAAATCGACCCAAACCTTATTATACCTGATAAAGAATTATCTATAAACCAAGGTGCAATAGCCGCAAGCGGTTGGAACGGAACTGACAAAAATTCGATTTCGTATATGTATTACAGAGGTTTATCTGAACTTTATGAATTCAGTCTTGATGAGCCTATTAAAAATCTCCCCCAAAAAATACTTGATGTTATCTTATACGGAACCGGTGACCAAAAAATAAAGCTGACCTATGACAGAAAATTTTCAAAAGGAGTTCAGTATGCAAGATTTGAAGGCATAATTAATAATCTTGAAAGAAGACATAAAGAAACGAATTCTGACTGGATGAAAGCTGAAATAGAAACTTTTATGGTAGATATGCCTTGCCCTAAATGTGAAGGAGCCAGATTAAAGCCGGAATCTTTGGCGGTCACTATTGGAGGGTTAAATATAAACCAAGTAAGTGATATGTCTATAACTGAAGCTTACGATTTTTTCTCTAATATAAAAATCAGTTTATCAAAAAAAGACATAATAATTTCCGAAAATATATTTAAGGAAATAAAAGAGAGATTGAAATTTTTAAAAAATGTTGGATTGGAATATTTGACGCTCTCTAGAAGTGCGGGAACGTTAAGCGGAGGTGAAGCACAGAGAATACGTTTGGCAACTCAAATAGGTTCAAGCTTAATGGGTGTTGTGTATATTCTGGACGAGCCCAGTATCGGACTTCATCAGAGAGATAACGATAAACTGATTGAGACTTTGAAACGGTTAAGAGATTTAGGAAATACTTTGATAGTGGTTGAACATGATGAAGATACAATGCTTGCTGCGGATTATATAGTGGATATAGGACCCGGCGCAGGAATACATGGCGGAGAAGTAGTGGCAACAGGAACCGCCAAGGAAATTATGAAATGTGAAACTTCTTTAACAGGTCAATATTTGTCAGGTAAAAAATTGATACCTGTTCCGGAAACACGAAGAAAAGGAAATGGATTTAACTTAGAAATTAAAGGCTGTCAAGAGAATAATTTAAAGAATGTCAACATCAAAATACCTCTTGGAACTTTTACTTGTATAACCGGCGTATCAGGAAGCGGAAAGAGCTCATTTGTAAACGAAATATTATACAAACATTTATCAAATGTATTAAATGGTTCGAAAAAGAAACCCGGCAAGTTTAAGAGTATAAAGGGGGAAGAAAATTTAGATAAGGTTATTGATATTGACCAGTCTCCTATCGGCCGTACTCCAAGAAGTAATCCAGCAACATATACAGGTCTGTTTTCAGATATAAGGGAGTTGTTTGCGGCAACCCAGGAGGCAAAATCCCGAGGCTACAAGTCAGGAAGGTTTAGTTTTAATATAAAGGGCGGAAGATGCGAAGCCTGTACAGGAGACGGAATAATTAAAATAGAAATGCACTTTTTGCCTGATGTGTATGTGCCTTGTGAAGTTTGTGATGGAAAACGGTATAATAGAGAAACACTTGAAGTTAAATATAAGGGTAAGAATATTTATGAAGTACTGGAGATGACAGTTGAGGAGGGGTGCAGCTTTTTTGAAAATGTTCCTAAAATAAGCAGAAAGCTTCAAACTTTATATGATGTTGGACTGGGTTATATAAAAATAGGTCAGCCATCCACAACTCTGTCCGGAGGTGAGGCTCAAAGAGTTAAACTTGCCACTGAGCTCAGCAGAAGAAGCACAGGAAAAACAATATATATATTGGATGAACCGACAACAGGACTGCACACTGCGGATGTTCATATGCTTATAAATGTTTTGCAAAAGCTTGTAGATGCAGGAAATACGGTTGTGGTTATTGAACATAATTTGGATGTTATTAAAACTGCTGATTATATTATTGATTTAGGTCCGGAAGGCGGAGACGGCGGAGGAACTATTGTCGCTAAAGGTACGCCGGAAAAAGTGGCAAAAAACAGCGCGTCATATACAGGTCAATATTTAAAAAAATATTTAGAGAAAAAGAACGAAAAAGCTAAAATATAA
- the uvrB gene encoding excinuclease ABC subunit UvrB, whose product MDFKVVSKYSPAGDQPKAIKTLADGILNGDKFQTLLGVTGSGKTFTMANVIEKVQKPTLVLAHNKTLAAQLCSEFKEIFPENAVEYFVSYYDYYQPEAYIPYSDTYIEKDAQTNDEIDKLRHSATAALFERKDVIIVASVSCIYGLGDPIDYNNMVISLRPGMIKDRDEVIAKLIEIKYERNDINFSRNKFRVRGDVLDIFPSDAYNTAVRVEFFGDEVERITEINTVTGEVIGERKHIAVYPASHYVTTPEKRDNAIISIEKELEERLKELRNNNKLVEAQRLEQRTKYDMEMLRETGFCNGIENYSRHISGREPGSPPFTLIDYLPKDFLLFVDESHVTLPQVRAMYAGDRARKENLVKYGFRLPSAFDNRPLNFDEFWGKLNQAVFVSATPADFEKEQSTRIVEQVIRPTGLLDPEVEVRPIDGQVDDLYTEIVERTKNNERVLVTTLTKKMAERLTEYFDDLGVKVRYLHSDVKTIERMEIIRDLRLGEFDVLVGINLLREGLDIPEVSLVAILDADKEGFLRSETSLVQTIGRAARNAKGKVIMYADTITGSMRYAIDETNRRRGIQIAFNKEHNIIPQTIKKEVYEVIEATTELSRSEKGKTAKKNEQKLIDKERAIAELTVDMKKAAELLQFELAAQIRDEIRRMQEE is encoded by the coding sequence ATGGATTTTAAAGTTGTATCAAAATATTCGCCGGCCGGCGATCAGCCTAAAGCTATTAAAACATTAGCTGACGGTATTTTAAATGGTGATAAATTTCAAACGCTTTTAGGAGTTACCGGAAGCGGTAAAACTTTTACAATGGCAAATGTGATTGAAAAGGTGCAAAAACCTACGTTAGTCTTAGCGCATAATAAGACATTGGCGGCGCAGCTTTGCAGCGAATTCAAAGAAATATTCCCGGAAAATGCAGTTGAATATTTCGTATCATATTATGATTACTATCAGCCTGAGGCGTATATTCCTTACTCTGATACCTATATTGAGAAGGACGCTCAGACGAATGATGAAATTGATAAGCTTCGTCACAGCGCTACTGCGGCATTATTTGAAAGAAAAGATGTTATTATTGTAGCCAGTGTTTCATGTATCTATGGATTGGGTGACCCAATAGACTATAATAATATGGTTATATCACTGAGACCGGGAATGATAAAAGACAGGGACGAAGTTATTGCAAAACTTATAGAAATTAAATATGAAAGAAACGATATTAATTTTTCAAGAAATAAGTTTCGCGTAAGAGGAGATGTTTTAGATATATTTCCTTCTGACGCATATAATACGGCAGTAAGAGTAGAATTTTTCGGAGATGAAGTTGAACGTATTACAGAAATAAACACTGTAACAGGTGAAGTTATTGGTGAAAGAAAGCATATTGCGGTATATCCTGCATCACATTATGTTACTACGCCTGAGAAGCGTGACAATGCTATAATAAGTATTGAAAAAGAATTAGAAGAACGCTTAAAAGAACTCAGAAATAATAATAAGTTGGTTGAAGCTCAACGACTAGAACAGCGCACTAAATATGATATGGAAATGCTGAGAGAAACCGGATTTTGTAATGGAATAGAAAATTACTCCAGACATATCAGCGGCAGAGAACCGGGGAGTCCTCCGTTTACACTTATTGATTATTTACCGAAAGATTTTTTATTGTTTGTTGACGAAAGCCATGTTACGCTGCCGCAGGTTAGAGCAATGTATGCAGGTGACCGTGCCAGAAAAGAAAATTTGGTCAAATACGGATTTAGATTACCATCTGCTTTTGATAACAGACCTCTCAATTTTGATGAGTTTTGGGGAAAGCTGAATCAAGCAGTTTTTGTATCTGCAACACCGGCAGATTTTGAAAAAGAGCAATCAACCCGTATTGTAGAACAGGTAATCAGACCTACCGGTTTGCTTGATCCTGAGGTTGAAGTCAGACCAATAGATGGACAAGTAGATGACCTTTACACAGAAATTGTCGAAAGGACAAAAAATAATGAAAGGGTCTTAGTTACTACTCTTACAAAGAAAATGGCGGAAAGACTTACTGAATATTTTGACGACCTTGGTGTAAAGGTAAGATATTTACACTCAGATGTTAAGACCATTGAACGTATGGAAATTATAAGAGATTTAAGACTTGGCGAGTTTGATGTATTAGTCGGCATAAATCTTTTGCGTGAAGGATTAGACATACCTGAAGTTTCTCTTGTTGCTATACTGGACGCTGATAAGGAAGGCTTTTTAAGAAGCGAGACATCATTGGTTCAAACAATAGGTAGAGCGGCAAGAAACGCAAAAGGAAAAGTTATAATGTATGCAGACACAATAACCGGTTCAATGAGATATGCTATAGATGAAACTAACAGAAGGCGCGGTATACAGATTGCCTTTAATAAAGAGCATAATATAATTCCACAGACAATTAAAAAAGAAGTATATGAGGTTATTGAAGCAACCACTGAATTAAGCAGGTCAGAAAAAGGAAAGACAGCAAAGAAGAATGAACAAAAATTAATTGATAAGGAACGAGCAATTGCAGAATTAACTGTTGATATGAAAAAAGCTGCAGAGCTTCTTCAGTTTGAATTAGCGGCTCAGATACGTGATGAAATTAGAAGAATGCAGGAAGAATAA